One stretch of Solenopsis invicta isolate M01_SB chromosome 16, UNIL_Sinv_3.0, whole genome shotgun sequence DNA includes these proteins:
- the LOC113005050 gene encoding LOW QUALITY PROTEIN: stress response protein nst1-like (The sequence of the model RefSeq protein was modified relative to this genomic sequence to represent the inferred CDS: deleted 1 base in 1 codon), translating to MKRKWSIGEKIFKEDYKRRMEMFEALVESVALYGAEVWAEKMKKTLDGIKRKYVKWILNLDRRTSNYILLEETKMEEMRTQAIRRALRYEEKARQSKKKIVRECIRDLEKWRPNAEEGRWERKRREVLEKAGVNKEQLRREREAGNKDITENILKELKIKENRERRQKINKSKYNTNYKTIAPEEIPKYLERRMKKDRCHSQIQMRE from the exons ATGAAGAGGAAATGGAGCATAGGGgagaaaatattcaaagaagACTATAAGAGAAGAATGGAAATGTTCGAAGCACTAGTTGAAAGCGTAGCTTTATATGGAGCGGAAGTCTGG gctgaaaaaatgaaaaaaacgttaGACGGAATAAAGAGGAAGTACGTGAAATGGATATTAAACTTGGACAGAAGAACTTCGAATTACATACTACTGGAGGAGACGAAAATGGAAGAGATGAGAACGCAGGCAATCAGAAGAGCACTAAGATACGAGGAAAAGGCGAgacaatcaaagaagaaaatcgTAAGAGAATGCATAAGAGATTTGGAAAAGTGGCGGCCAAACGCAGAAGAAGGAAgatgggaaagaaagagaagagaggtgTTGGAAAAGGCAGGAGTAAACAAGGAACAGCTAAGAAGGGAAAGAGAGGCTGGAAACAAAGATATAACAGAAAACATTCTGAAAGAACTAAAAATCAAAGAGAACAGAGAGAGACGGCAGAAGATAAACAAATCCAAGTATAACACTAACTACAAGACGATAGCACCAGAGGAGATACCAAAATACTTGGAGAGAAGGATGAAGAAGGACAGATGTCATAGCCAAATACAGATGCGGGAATGA